The region GTTCTCCATCTCTTAGCGTTGTGTCATTGAATTGAATTGGAATTGTAAAGGTTGATGAACTCATAAGTCAGTCCCGTTTAGTATGAGAGTGCTCCAGTTCATGCCACATCCACGCCAGCATGAGTTTATAAAGTATAGTCATCGTGAAGGAGAATATGGCTGCAGTTGCAAGAGTTTCTAACATGGTGCCCTCCTAAGTTCCGTTCCTTAAGTTATGTGAGAGTTTGTTTCAAGCCAGTCATACACTTGAGCTAATTGGTGCAAAGAAACCAATCCATATTGCCAGAGCAGCATAGGAATTGGTGCATAAGCCTGTTCAGGATGGCGCAGCAACATCTCGATTGCGGCAGGAGAAACAGCCAGATCATTTTGAAGAAACTGAATCAATGGGATGTTGCTACTCATAGCTCCTCCTGAAAATAGTTGAGTTTAGGGCAACAGTGTAGTCGCTAAGTGTGATTCCCAAACCCTAGCGTGAGGCTATCTTCTGCCAGGAAATGGGCGAGATGAAATGCTCGATCTTCCGTTTGTAACAAGATTTGTTCGTACAGGTAACGTGTGGCGCGATCGCCAACACTTTCGGCTTGGGCTGCCTGTCGTCGGAGTAAATCAATCACCGCTTGTTCTGCTTCCAGGTCGTGCTCTACCATCTGACGTGCATTAAACGCACCATCAGGCTCAGGAACAAAGGAACACAGTTCTGCTAATTTGATAAAGCTTGCAACTGGAACAGCCCCTAATCCATTTAAGCGTTCACCAACTTGATGCACATAGTTTTGTATCTGTCCATAACTTTCAGCAAAGAACTCGTGTAACGAGTAAAATTCTGCTCCTTCAACAACAAAGTGATGCTTCTGATATTGCAAATACAAAGCTTGAAAACTGGCAAGTGCAATATTTAGTCCTTCGGTGACTGGAATTGTCACTTCTTGTCCCAGACCTACTGGATTGTCTTGAACTTGACCAAATTCTTGTGTGAGTGCTTGGGTTTGGGTCATTTGATGAGGTCCTTGAGAGTTAGGGAATGGAGAATCGGGAACGGAAAAGACAGATAGTCATTGCTTCAATCGATGTTCCAGCAGCGATCAAGCCAGTTCACCATGTCTTGACGAGAGGCGCTAAATTGCTGCACGACGCTGCGTAGCAACAGTGCGGCGATGCTATGCTGGATATCTACCCGCAAAGAGCCATCGGGCAAGCACCAGCACGGAATCATCAATTCTTGCAAACGGGAATAAATGCGCCAGCGATCGCTGCGAGATACGGCAACCACGTAAGTCAGAGATGGATTCACTTCAGCCTGGACAGAGGCTTTTGGGGCACTGGAGCTTGTACGGGAAAGGGGAGTCATCAGAGTAACCTCGAAAGTAGAGTTAAGGAATGTTGTCGGGCAATTAGAACTAGTGAGTCGATTGCTCACTTAAGATCGACTGAAGTTGTTGTTCTAACGCTTCGATACGATCAAGGAGTGTTCGTATTACCGTTGCTTCAGCATCGGGAACTTGCCCATGTTCTAGAGGACAGGTTTCAGTATTCGTGCGACAAATATTGCGTCCCGGAACGCCAACTGCTGTGCAATGGGATGGCACTGCCCGTAGCACAATCGAACCAGCCCCAACCCGGGCATAATCACCAATCTCAATGTTGCCGAGAATCTTGGCTCCTGCACCAACAACCACATGCTGCCCTAAAGTAGGATGGCGTTTACCTGTTTCTTTCCCTGTGCCACCTAAGGTTACGCCTTGATAGATTAGACAGTAATCACCAACGATCGCGGTTTCACCAATTACGACACCCATACCGTGATCGATAAAGACGCCTTTGCCAATTGTGGCACCCGGATGGATTTCAATCCCAGTCAGAAATCGCGCGAAATGGGAAATCAATCGCGGAAGAAAGGTGATCTGACGTTGATATAACCAATGAGCAATTCGATGAAATAACAACGCATGAAAACCAGGGTAGCAACATAAGACTTCTAGCCAATGCCGGGCAGCCGGATCGCGATCAAAAATCACTTGAAAGTCTTCTCGTATGGTTTGCCAGGCTCGCTGGAAATGGTCAACCCTTGAAGACGGGGTACTAGAGTGATCATCGAGCGGTTGTACTGAAAACTCTGGCTGCTGAACCAGATTTTTCATCAGTGTATTTGGGGGGGTGAGAAGCAGAGTAAAAGGGTGCTGCATGGCTCAGAGTAGGAAACCGTGTGCTTGTCTCCTGCTTATATCAGGCACTTAAACACAACACGGAACCGACAGCCAGCGTCAGAGTTATTGAATTAATAGGACTGTACTCAAACCTCAAACCTAGAACTGGCGGGAATTTAATTTTTTTATTGGGTTGAGGGGCGAGTATTTCTCATCAAAGGGGTGGGTATTTATAGCAATAGGGACGAGCATTCTGATACTCATCCTCAAGCTCAGATTTCATCGGCTTTATCAGGTATTTCAATAGAGCGATGATACTCAAATTCGTTAGTACTCAGATCAGCAATTCTGTATCAAACGACTCTGTTTATAGAGTAATTCTGTTCATAGTGAACAAACATTAAAAAATTGCGAATACCATTTTCACCTCCGAAAAAGTGCTAATTTAGATACAGAATTGAATTTCGGACAGCACTGGGGAAAACTTCTGCATAACTTTCCCCAGTCTTTAATTCCAAAGCTTACTTAACTACCATTTTTGGCTTATTTCAGACTGGAGTTGAGTACAGCTTTGGTACCTTGAAAAATATCTAAAAAGTGCTCTAAATCCCTACTCTATAAGAGTTTGAGTTGAGTACAGCAAATGCTACTTCCCCACACCATAAATACTCATACCCTATCTCAAAAATACTGACTCCCTGACCCAGTATTTTTTTTAAAGCCTAGTGTAATCAAGGTTTGAAGGGATGAGTACATCCTAATGATTTCAATAACTCTGATTCTGGGGCGATCGCGGCAAGGGTTTTGAGTTGGCTGATATAACGTCCATAACGCCAATCACTCAATCTGCCAAAGCAGAAAACAGATTTGATTTTCTTCACAGGACAGAGAGTGAAAGGAACGACGCAACTGCACCAAACTCTGATGAACGAAGTCACCATGCTACAGCTACAGCATGTACAACAAGTCTTCTATTGGACTCATTAAGGTCTCTAGCCTGCATCGGCAGGTTGTCTGTACCAGGTGACTTCAATCATTTTTTGTAAAATGGCGCGATCGTCTTTCCCCGTGGCGATGTCCACCCAGCCCTGCCGAAATTCAATGACACCACCAACTTCAGGATTGCTTTCCTCCCCGGCAACTCAGCCAGTTTCGGATATTGTGATTACTAAGAATACGGTGACTCAAAAAAAGAGCACCGACAGTTGTGGTTGTAGCAGTAACACAAGTGCGGCACCTAGTTTAGATCAGCGCATGCTTGATCGCATTGCCAAACACCCCTGCTACAGTGAGGAGGCTCATCATCATTACGCTCGAATGCACGTGGCTGTAGCGCCTGCCTGCAATATTCAATGCAATTACTGCAACCGTAAATATGATTGTGCCAATGAGAGCCGTCCCGGTGTGGTTAGTGAATTGTTAACGCCAGAAGAAGCCGCGCATAAAGTCTTGGTCATTGCCGGTAAGATTCCTCAAATGACTGTATTGGGGATTGCGGGACCGGGTGATCCTCTGGCAAACCCAGAAAAAACTTTCCGGACTTTCGAACTGATTGCAGACAAAGCACCCGATATTAAACTGTGTTTGTCTACCAATGGATTAATGTTGCCGGATTATGTTGATCGCATTAAGGCGTTAAATGTTGATCACGTTACCATTACCATTAATATGGTTGACCCTGAAATTGGCACCAAGATTTACCCCTGGGTGCATTACCGCCGCCGTCGCTACAAAGGTTTAGAAGCTGCTCGTATTTTGCATGAACGGCAAATGGAGGGTTTACAGGCACTCCGGGAAGCAGACATTCTGTGCAAAGTGAATTCCGTGATGATTCCTGGCATCAATGACGAGCATCTTATAGAAGTTGATCGGGTCATCCGAGAGAATGGAGCCTTTTTGCATAACATCATGCCGCTAATCTCGGCTCCAGAGCATGGCACCCACTTTGGTTTAACAGGACAGCGTGGTCCTACTCCCAAGGAACTGAAAGCTTTGCAAGATGCTTGCGCTGACAGCAACATGAAAATGATGCGCCACTGCCGTCAATGTCGTGCTGATGCAGTTGGATTATTGGGCGAGGATCGCAGCCAGGAATTTACGAAAGAGAAGTTCATGGAAATGCCAGAACAATACGATCTGGAACTGCGGCGGGAAGTCCACGCGGGCATTGAGAAATTCAAAGAAGAAATTAAACTGGCTAAGGCAAAAGTCAAGCCAAGTGAACGGATTAAGAACAGTCCTAAGATTCTGGTTGCTGTTGCAACAAAGGGTGGCGGGATTGTGAACCAGCACTTTGGTCATGCGAAGGAATTCCAGATCTTTGAAGTCGATGCTAACGAAGCCAAGTTTGTGGGACATCGCAAAGTTGATCAATATTGCCAGGGCGGTTATGGCGAAGATGCCACGCTGGAATATGTGATTAAGGCGATCGCTGACTGTAAGGCAGTGCTGGTTTCCAAGGTTGGTGAATGTCCCAAAGCTGAACTGAGAGAAGCTGGACTTCATGTGGTTGAAGCTTACGACGTAATCGAAAAAGTGGCAAGGGAGTTTTACAACGAACACATTTGGAAGTAAAAGTTGAGGTTGCTATGACCTACATGATCACAAACCAGTGCATTGAATGTCATCGCTGTGAGTCCATTTGTCCAACTGGAGCTATCACTCGATATGAACATCAAACTCAAATCAGTTCTGAACGCTGTAACGATTGTGTGGGTCATTACGCTGTACCTCAGTGCTGGGCGGCTTGCCCCACCCAGGGTGGATGTGTTCCCGACCTGGCAATTCTCCCTCGATCAATTTCTATACAACGTTCCGATGATTACTGGGAAAAGTGGTTTACAACCTACAACGCGCTTGTCTCGCGGTTAAAAGCAAACTCTCAGTCTGATTATTGGCAACGTTGGTTTGAGCGCTACTCACAAGCATTATCCAGACAATTACACACTTCTACACTGGTGGGAGTCCATTCATGAGTTCAGTCATTTATCTTGATAACAATGCTACAACCAAGGTTGATCCAGACGTTTTAGCAGCAATGCTTCCTTACTTAACAGAGTATTATGGCAACCCCTCCTCGATGCACAGTTTTGGGGGGCAAGTGGGGAAAGCTCTGAAACAGGCTCGTGCTCAGGTGGCAAGTTTACTGGGGGCAGAAGACTCTGAGATTGTCTTCACGAGTTGCGGAACAGAAGGAAACAATACAGCAATTCGTGCTGCCTTGGCTGCTCAACCGGATCGCAAGCACTTGATTACAACTCAAGTTGAACATGCGTGTGTACTCAATTTGTTCAAGCAGTTAGAGAAACAAGGTTATAGTGTCACGTATCTATCAGTCAACCGCAAAGGACAAGTAGATCTGATGGAATTAGAAGCTGCCATGACTGGTAATACTGCCTTAGTTTCAATGATGTATGCCAATAATGAAACAGGTACAGTGTTTCCGGTGGAGCAAGCAGGTGCGATCGCCAAAGAATATGGTGCAGCATTCCATGTGGATGCAGTTCAGGTGGCTGGTAAATTGCCTCTGAATATGAAAATCAGCACCATTGATTTAATGACGATTTCCGGGCACAAACTTCATGCTCCTAAAGGCATTGGAGCGCTGTATGTGCGCCGAGGGTTCCGCTTTCGTCCCTTACTCATTGGTGGACACCAGGAGCGGGGAAGACGTGCCGGAACAGAGAACGTTGCGGGTATTATTGGATTGGGGAAAGCTGCTGAATTGGCACAGGTTCATCTTGCTGATGTTGCAGCCGAGAAAAAACTGCGCGATCGCCTAGAAAAGGGCATCCTTACTCGCATTCCCAACTGCGAAGTCAATGGCGATCCTAAAAATCGTTTGCCCAATACCACGAATATTGGCTTCAAATACATTGAAGGGGAAGCAATCCTTCTATCCTTAGATAAATTCGGTGTGTGTGCTTCTTCCGGCTCTGCTTGTACATCTGGATCGCTCGAGCCTTCTCATGTTTTGCGCGCAATGGGGCTACCTTACACCACCTTGCATGGTTCTATCCGATTTAGCCTTTCACGATACACGACCGAAGCCGAAATTGATCGCGTCCTGGAACTTCTCCCTCAAATCATCGAACGTTTACGCGCGATGTCACCTTTCAATAGTGATGACGCTGAGTGGTTACAAGGTAGAGAAGAAGTTATCGCAGCAACAGCGTGATGGAGTCATCAGATGATTGAGTATGTGAGCTTTGAATTTTGAACTTCTGACTCCTCTCCTTCTCCCTTAACTGCCTCTCCCCTCCCCTATCCTTCCTTCAAGAGACACTGCCATGTGGGACTATACCGAAAAAGTAATGGAACACTTCTATAATCCCCGCAATCAGGGATCAATAGAGGTAACGGATGAACCAGGAATTGCAATTGTATTTGGCGAAGTAGGTAGTATCGCCTGTGGAGATGCCCTAAGGCTGCATTTAAAGATTGAAATAGAGTCTGACAAAATTCTTGATGCACGCTTTCAGACTTTTGGGTGTACTAGCGCGATCGCATCCTCTTCTGCACTTACTGAAATCATCAAAGGGCTAACTTTAGATGAAGCCTTGAATGTTAGCAATCAAGATATTGCTGAGTTTTTAGGAGGGTTACCAGAAGCAAAAATGCACTGTTCTGTAATGGGACAGGAAGCATTAGAAGCTGCAATCTTTAAATATCGTGGTATCGAAGTTGAACATCACGAAGAAGATGAAGGTGCACTAGTTTGTTCCTGTTATGGTGTGAGTGATAGCCGCATCCGTCGCATTATTATCGAAAACAATCTAACTACGGCTGAACAAGTAACTAGTTATGTAAAAGCAGGTGGTGGATGCGGTTCTTGT is a window of Leptolyngbyaceae cyanobacterium JSC-12 DNA encoding:
- a CDS encoding hypothetical protein (IMG reference gene:2510098626) — translated: MLETLATAAIFSFTMTILYKLMLAWMWHELEHSHTKRD
- a CDS encoding Protein of unknown function (DUF2949) (IMG reference gene:2510098627~PFAM: Protein of unknown function (DUF2949)), coding for MSSNIPLIQFLQNDLAVSPAAIEMLLRHPEQAYAPIPMLLWQYGLVSLHQLAQVYDWLETNSHIT
- a CDS encoding DNA-binding ferritin-like protein (oxidative damage protectant) (IMG reference gene:2510098628~PFAM: Ferritin-like domain), whose translation is MTQTQALTQEFGQVQDNPVGLGQEVTIPVTEGLNIALASFQALYLQYQKHHFVVEGAEFYSLHEFFAESYGQIQNYVHQVGERLNGLGAVPVASFIKLAELCSFVPEPDGAFNARQMVEHDLEAEQAVIDLLRRQAAQAESVGDRATRYLYEQILLQTEDRAFHLAHFLAEDSLTLGFGNHT
- a CDS encoding hypothetical protein (IMG reference gene:2510098629) encodes the protein MTPLSRTSSSAPKASVQAEVNPSLTYVVAVSRSDRWRIYSRLQELMIPCWCLPDGSLRVDIQHSIAALLLRSVVQQFSASRQDMVNWLDRCWNID
- a CDS encoding serine O-acetyltransferase (IMG reference gene:2510098630~PFAM: Serine acetyltransferase, N-terminal; Bacterial transferase hexapeptide (three repeats)~TIGRFAM: serine O-acetyltransferase), with the translated sequence MQHPFTLLLTPPNTLMKNLVQQPEFSVQPLDDHSSTPSSRVDHFQRAWQTIREDFQVIFDRDPAARHWLEVLCCYPGFHALLFHRIAHWLYQRQITFLPRLISHFARFLTGIEIHPGATIGKGVFIDHGMGVVIGETAIVGDYCLIYQGVTLGGTGKETGKRHPTLGQHVVVGAGAKILGNIEIGDYARVGAGSIVLRAVPSHCTAVGVPGRNICRTNTETCPLEHGQVPDAEATVIRTLLDRIEALEQQLQSILSEQSTH
- a CDS encoding nitrogenase cofactor biosynthesis protein NifB (IMG reference gene:2510098631~PFAM: Radical SAM superfamily; Dinitrogenase iron-molybdenum cofactor~TIGRFAM: nitrogenase cofactor biosynthesis protein NifB), with translation MTPPTSGLLSSPATQPVSDIVITKNTVTQKKSTDSCGCSSNTSAAPSLDQRMLDRIAKHPCYSEEAHHHYARMHVAVAPACNIQCNYCNRKYDCANESRPGVVSELLTPEEAAHKVLVIAGKIPQMTVLGIAGPGDPLANPEKTFRTFELIADKAPDIKLCLSTNGLMLPDYVDRIKALNVDHVTITINMVDPEIGTKIYPWVHYRRRRYKGLEAARILHERQMEGLQALREADILCKVNSVMIPGINDEHLIEVDRVIRENGAFLHNIMPLISAPEHGTHFGLTGQRGPTPKELKALQDACADSNMKMMRHCRQCRADAVGLLGEDRSQEFTKEKFMEMPEQYDLELRREVHAGIEKFKEEIKLAKAKVKPSERIKNSPKILVAVATKGGGIVNQHFGHAKEFQIFEVDANEAKFVGHRKVDQYCQGGYGEDATLEYVIKAIADCKAVLVSKVGECPKAELREAGLHVVEAYDVIEKVAREFYNEHIWK
- a CDS encoding hypothetical protein (IMG reference gene:2510098632), yielding MTYMITNQCIECHRCESICPTGAITRYEHQTQISSERCNDCVGHYAVPQCWAACPTQGGCVPDLAILPRSISIQRSDDYWEKWFTTYNALVSRLKANSQSDYWQRWFERYSQALSRQLHTSTLVGVHS
- a CDS encoding cysteine desulfurase NifS (IMG reference gene:2510098633~PFAM: Aminotransferase class-V~TIGRFAM: cysteine desulfurase NifS) produces the protein MSSVIYLDNNATTKVDPDVLAAMLPYLTEYYGNPSSMHSFGGQVGKALKQARAQVASLLGAEDSEIVFTSCGTEGNNTAIRAALAAQPDRKHLITTQVEHACVLNLFKQLEKQGYSVTYLSVNRKGQVDLMELEAAMTGNTALVSMMYANNETGTVFPVEQAGAIAKEYGAAFHVDAVQVAGKLPLNMKISTIDLMTISGHKLHAPKGIGALYVRRGFRFRPLLIGGHQERGRRAGTENVAGIIGLGKAAELAQVHLADVAAEKKLRDRLEKGILTRIPNCEVNGDPKNRLPNTTNIGFKYIEGEAILLSLDKFGVCASSGSACTSGSLEPSHVLRAMGLPYTTLHGSIRFSLSRYTTEAEIDRVLELLPQIIERLRAMSPFNSDDAEWLQGREEVIAATA
- a CDS encoding Modular FeS cluster scaffolding protein NifU (IMG reference gene:2510098634~PFAM: NifU-like N terminal domain; BFD-like [2Fe-2S] binding domain; NifU-like domain~TIGRFAM: Fe-S cluster assembly protein NifU), which codes for MWDYTEKVMEHFYNPRNQGSIEVTDEPGIAIVFGEVGSIACGDALRLHLKIEIESDKILDARFQTFGCTSAIASSSALTEIIKGLTLDEALNVSNQDIAEFLGGLPEAKMHCSVMGQEALEAAIFKYRGIEVEHHEEDEGALVCSCYGVSDSRIRRIIIENNLTTAEQVTSYVKAGGGCGSCLVDIEDILFAIEQEKEATAARITAEVGLNPNRPLTTVQKIALIQAVLHEVRPVLLADGGDVELYDIEGDVVKVVLKGACGSCESSTATLKNAIEVRIKERVSPSLVVEAVD